The following proteins are co-located in the Streptomyces bottropensis ATCC 25435 genome:
- a CDS encoding Lrp/AsnC family transcriptional regulator: MDAVDRQLIQALRENGRASYAELGRLVGLSGPSVTDRINRLEAAGVITGYRATVNAASLGLGVTALIGISLSDAADHEDVATRLRDLAEIEDCWFIAGDDSFMLKVRAPDVDGLEKTIRRLSGTAGVSRTRTTIVLSTKWENRVGELPEEE; the protein is encoded by the coding sequence ATGGACGCGGTGGACAGGCAGCTCATCCAGGCCCTGAGGGAGAACGGCCGGGCCTCCTACGCGGAGCTGGGACGCCTCGTCGGTCTGTCGGGACCCAGCGTCACCGACCGCATCAACCGGCTGGAGGCGGCCGGGGTCATCACCGGCTATCGCGCCACCGTCAACGCGGCCTCCCTCGGCCTCGGAGTGACCGCCCTCATCGGCATCTCCCTCTCCGACGCCGCCGACCACGAGGACGTGGCGACACGGCTGCGGGACCTGGCCGAGATCGAGGACTGCTGGTTCATCGCGGGCGACGACTCCTTCATGCTCAAGGTGCGCGCCCCCGACGTGGACGGTCTGGAGAAGACCATCCGCCGCCTCTCCGGCACCGCCGGTGTCTCCCGGACCCGTACGACCATCGTGCTCTCCACGAAGTGGGAGAACCGGGTGGGTGAGCTG
- a CDS encoding menaquinone biosynthesis decarboxylase encodes MAYDDLRSLLRALEREGDLQRIKAEVDPYLEVGEIVDRVNKAGGPALLFENVKGSSMPLAMNVFGTDRRLLKALGLKSYADISEKIGGLLKPELPQGFVGVREAFGKLGAMTHVPPKKVKADSAPVQEVVLQGDDVDLDRLPALFTWPKDGGSFFNLGLTHTKHPETGVRNLGLYRLQRHDRRTIGMHWQIHKDSRNHYQVAAKRGERLPVAIAFGCPPAVTYASTAPLPGDIDEYLFAGFVSGKRIEMVDCKTVPLQVPAQAEVVIEGWLEPGEMLPEGPFGDHTGFYTPQEPFPALKIDCVTMRKRPLLQSIVVGRPPTEDGPLGRATERFFLPLLKIIVPDIVDYHLPEAGGFHNCAIISIDKKYPKHAQKVMHAIWGAHMMSLTKLIVIVDSDCDVHDLHEVAWRALGNTDYSRDLSVVEGPVDHLDHASYQQFWGGKAGIDATKKWVEEGYTRDGGWPDMVESDPATAALVDRRWKEYGL; translated from the coding sequence ATGGCTTACGACGATCTTCGCTCCCTGCTCCGCGCACTGGAGCGCGAGGGCGATCTCCAGCGCATCAAGGCCGAAGTCGACCCCTATCTGGAGGTCGGGGAGATCGTCGACCGGGTCAACAAGGCCGGCGGCCCCGCCCTGCTCTTCGAGAACGTGAAGGGCTCCTCGATGCCCCTCGCGATGAACGTCTTCGGCACGGACCGCCGCCTGCTGAAAGCCCTCGGTCTCAAGTCGTACGCCGACATCAGCGAGAAGATCGGCGGCCTGCTCAAGCCCGAACTGCCGCAGGGCTTCGTGGGGGTGCGCGAGGCGTTCGGGAAGCTCGGCGCGATGACGCACGTCCCGCCGAAGAAGGTGAAGGCGGACAGCGCCCCGGTGCAGGAGGTCGTCCTCCAGGGCGACGACGTCGACCTGGACCGGCTCCCGGCCCTCTTCACCTGGCCGAAGGACGGCGGCTCCTTCTTCAACCTCGGTCTCACCCACACCAAGCACCCCGAGACCGGCGTGCGCAACCTCGGCCTCTACCGCCTCCAGCGCCACGACAGGCGCACCATCGGCATGCACTGGCAGATCCACAAGGACAGCCGCAACCACTACCAGGTGGCCGCCAAGCGCGGCGAGCGCCTGCCGGTCGCCATCGCCTTCGGCTGCCCGCCCGCCGTGACCTACGCCTCGACGGCCCCGCTCCCCGGTGACATCGACGAGTACCTGTTCGCCGGGTTCGTCTCGGGGAAGCGGATCGAGATGGTCGACTGCAAGACCGTGCCGCTGCAGGTGCCGGCGCAGGCGGAGGTGGTCATCGAGGGCTGGCTGGAGCCCGGGGAGATGCTCCCCGAGGGCCCGTTCGGCGACCACACCGGCTTCTACACCCCGCAGGAACCGTTCCCCGCGCTGAAGATCGACTGCGTGACGATGCGGAAGCGGCCGCTGCTGCAGTCGATCGTCGTGGGCCGGCCGCCGACGGAGGACGGGCCGCTGGGGCGGGCGACGGAACGCTTCTTCCTGCCGCTGCTGAAGATCATCGTCCCGGACATCGTGGACTACCACCTGCCCGAGGCGGGCGGCTTCCACAACTGCGCGATCATCTCGATCGACAAGAAGTACCCCAAGCACGCGCAGAAGGTCATGCACGCGATCTGGGGCGCCCACATGATGTCCCTGACCAAGCTGATCGTGATCGTCGACTCCGACTGCGACGTCCATGACCTCCACGAGGTCGCCTGGCGCGCCCTCGGCAACACGGACTACTCCCGCGACCTGTCGGTGGTCGAGGGCCCGGTGGACCATCTGGACCATGCCTCCTACCAGCAGTTCTGGGGCGGCAAGGCGGGGATCGACGCGACGAAGAAGTGGGTCGAGGAGGGCTACACGCGGGACGGGGGCTGGCCCGACATGGTCGAGTCGGACCCGGCCACGGCGGCCCTGGTCGACCGCCGCTGGAAGGAGTACGGCCTGTGA
- a CDS encoding rhomboid family intramembrane serine protease, producing MAGGVRGALSPEREWSRGDRAKAAAKLMVGWVALLWLLEVIDVATGHSLDRFGIVPRSVPELVDVVPASFIHFGFAHVAANSVPLLVLGFLSALGGLRRFAAVCALIVVADGLGVWLISPDNTNTAGASGVVFGLFGFLVVSGFVERRLLGVAAGVLVAAVWGGSILAGIAPNETGISWQGHLIGLVTGVAAAFLFRRRTAVA from the coding sequence ATGGCTGGTGGAGTACGTGGGGCGCTGAGTCCTGAGCGGGAGTGGTCGCGAGGGGACCGGGCGAAGGCGGCGGCCAAGCTGATGGTGGGCTGGGTGGCGCTGTTGTGGCTGCTCGAAGTGATCGACGTGGCGACGGGTCACTCGCTGGACCGCTTCGGCATCGTCCCCCGCTCGGTGCCCGAGCTGGTCGATGTCGTGCCCGCCTCGTTCATCCACTTCGGCTTCGCCCATGTCGCGGCGAACAGCGTGCCGTTGCTGGTGCTGGGGTTCCTCTCGGCGCTCGGGGGGCTGCGGCGTTTCGCCGCAGTCTGCGCGCTGATCGTCGTCGCGGACGGGCTGGGGGTGTGGCTGATATCCCCGGACAACACGAACACCGCCGGTGCCTCCGGCGTCGTCTTCGGCCTCTTCGGATTCCTCGTCGTCAGCGGGTTCGTCGAGCGCCGGCTGCTGGGAGTGGCGGCGGGTGTGCTCGTCGCGGCGGTGTGGGGCGGCTCGATCCTGGCGGGCATCGCCCCGAACGAAACCGGGATCAGCTGGCAGGGGCATCTGATCGGGCTGGTGACGGGGGTCGCGGCGGCGTTCCTGTTCCGCCGGAGAACTGCGGTCGCCTGA
- a CDS encoding UbiX family flavin prenyltransferase, which produces MNPAKPGKTPRTPWIVGVSGASGTPYAAAVLRALLAAGETVDLVVSRASRLTLLDETGISFRDAHWRDDLREWLTRGADAKPGTFTVDLDGDRVRHWSAGDLAAGPSSGSYPVKGMLIVPASTACVAGVALGLSKDLLQRAASVTLKEGRRLVVAVRETPLSGQTLRHLVTLDEAGATVLPASPAFYAGATHIQDLVDFVAGRALDAAGVPHTLYRRWEGDVGGARASRSAT; this is translated from the coding sequence GTGAACCCAGCCAAGCCAGGGAAGACGCCGCGTACGCCTTGGATCGTAGGGGTGTCCGGCGCATCCGGCACCCCATACGCCGCGGCGGTGCTGCGCGCGCTCCTCGCCGCCGGCGAGACCGTCGACCTCGTGGTGTCCCGGGCCTCGCGGCTGACCCTGCTCGACGAGACGGGTATCTCCTTCCGGGACGCCCACTGGCGCGACGACCTGCGGGAATGGCTGACCCGCGGCGCCGACGCCAAGCCCGGCACGTTCACCGTGGACCTCGACGGCGACCGCGTACGGCACTGGAGCGCCGGGGATCTGGCCGCCGGACCGTCCTCGGGCTCGTACCCCGTCAAGGGGATGCTCATCGTGCCCGCGTCGACCGCGTGCGTCGCGGGCGTGGCCCTGGGGCTGTCGAAGGATCTGCTGCAACGCGCGGCGAGCGTGACCCTCAAGGAGGGCCGGCGCCTGGTGGTCGCCGTACGCGAGACCCCGTTGAGCGGGCAGACCCTGCGCCACCTGGTGACCCTGGACGAGGCGGGCGCGACCGTACTGCCCGCGTCCCCGGCCTTCTACGCGGGCGCCACGCACATCCAGGACCTGGTGGACTTCGTCGCCGGACGGGCGCTGGACGCGGCGGGCGTCCCGCACACCCTGTACCGGCGCTGGGAGGGCGACGTGGGCGGCGCGCGCGCCTCCCGTTCCGCCACCTGA
- the mqnP gene encoding menaquinone biosynthesis prenyltransferase MqnP — MTSASAAIPQPGRAKAFLRLVMIEHSIFALPFAYIAALTAMFRLDGNVHWARLLLVTVCMVGLRTFAMAVNRIIDREIDARNPRTAHRELVTGAMSVKHAWTGALIALVIFLGAAALLNPLCLALAPIAVIPMVVYPYGKRFTNYPQAILGLAQAMGPIGGWLAITGEWSWEAVVLGLAVGIWIGGFDLIYACQDIDSDRESGVLSVPARFGVPAAIWSARVCHAVTTALFAWYAVLTGAGAFLWLGLAIVAGAFVYEHTIVRPHDLSRLNRAFFSVNGFIGIALFVCALLDLLVRGLTL; from the coding sequence GTGACCAGCGCCTCCGCCGCGATCCCGCAGCCGGGCCGCGCCAAGGCATTCCTCCGGCTCGTGATGATCGAGCACTCCATCTTCGCGCTGCCCTTCGCGTACATCGCCGCGCTCACGGCCATGTTCCGGCTGGACGGCAACGTCCACTGGGCGCGGCTGCTGCTGGTCACCGTCTGCATGGTGGGTCTGCGTACGTTCGCGATGGCGGTCAACCGGATCATCGACCGGGAGATCGACGCCCGTAACCCGCGTACGGCGCATCGTGAGCTGGTGACCGGCGCGATGTCGGTCAAGCACGCCTGGACGGGCGCGCTGATCGCGCTGGTGATCTTCCTGGGCGCGGCGGCCCTGCTGAACCCCCTCTGCCTCGCCCTGGCCCCCATCGCCGTGATCCCGATGGTCGTCTACCCCTACGGCAAACGGTTCACGAACTACCCGCAGGCCATCCTCGGCCTCGCGCAGGCCATGGGGCCCATCGGCGGCTGGCTCGCGATCACCGGGGAGTGGTCCTGGGAGGCGGTCGTCCTCGGCCTGGCGGTGGGCATCTGGATCGGGGGCTTCGATCTCATCTACGCCTGCCAGGACATCGACTCCGACCGGGAGTCGGGCGTGCTGTCGGTGCCGGCCCGGTTCGGTGTTCCGGCGGCGATCTGGTCGGCGCGGGTGTGCCATGCCGTCACGACCGCGCTGTTCGCCTGGTACGCCGTCCTGACGGGCGCGGGGGCGTTTCTGTGGCTGGGGCTGGCGATCGTCGCGGGCGCGTTCGTGTACGAGCACACGATCGTGCGTCCGCATGACCTGTCCCGGCTGAACCGGGCGTTCTTCTCTGTCAACGGGTTCATCGGCATCGCGCTGTTCGTGTGCGCGCTGCTGGATCTGCTGGTGCGGGGGCTGACGTTGTGA